CGTTTTCAGGATACTCAAACAATAATGTATCTTAGATAAAAAAGATTGGCTGGCTAATTTAGCCAGCTCAACCCAACTTTGCAAGAAAAAAATGCTTTTTCTTAACCTTGACGTTGTTTATGTCTTGGTTCAACACTGCAAATTACACGAACGCTACCATGGCGACGGATAACTTTACAGTTACGGCATAATTTCTTGACGGAAGCACGAACTTTCATTTTTACTCTCCGTAACTTCTAGCAAACCATAATCACACTAAGTGATTATTTACCTTTAAGGTTTGCTTTCTTCAATGCAGACTCATACTGACTTGACATCATCAGAGTTTGCACTTGAGCCATAAAGTCCATGATAACGACAACCACGATTAAGAGGGAAGTACCACCAAAGTAGAAAGGTACTTTCATTGCGTCACGCATGAACTCCGGGATTAGGCAGATAAAGGTGATGTATAACGCGCCAACTAATGTCAGACGAGTCATTACCTTATCAATGTACTTGGCCGTTTGCTCTCCCGGACGAATTCCTGGTACAAATGCACCGGACTTCTTCAGGTTATCTGCTGTTTCTCTTGGGTTGAAAACCAACGCCGTATAGAAGAAACAGAAGAAGATGATCGCAGAAGCATAAAGCAACACATATAACGGTTGACCAGGCTGTAAATACATAGAAATTGTAGTCAGCCAGTCCCAGCCAGTTCCATCACCAAACCAAGATGCTATTGTACCCGGGAATAGTATGATACTGGAAGCAAAAATTGCAGGAATTACACCCGCCATATTCACTTTTAACGGTAAATGTGTACTTTGTGCTGCATAAACACGGCGCCCTTGCTGACGTTTGGCGTAATTAACGACGATACGACGCTGACCACGTTCCATAAATACAACAAAGAAAGTTACCGCGAATACTAATACCGCAACCAACAGCAACAGGAGGAAGTGCAGATCGCCTTGCCGA
The window above is part of the Providencia sp. R33 genome. Proteins encoded here:
- the rpmJ gene encoding 50S ribosomal protein L36, with the protein product MKVRASVKKLCRNCKVIRRHGSVRVICSVEPRHKQRQG
- the secY gene encoding preprotein translocase subunit SecY, which translates into the protein MAKQPGLDFQSAKGGAGELKRRLLFVIGALIVFRIGSFIPIPGIDATVLAKLLEQQQGTIIEMFNMFSGGALSRASIFALGIMPYISASIIIQLLSVVNPRLAEIKKEGEAGRRKISQYTRWGTLVLAIFQSIGIAMGLPNMPGMQGLVIDPGLPFYFTAVVSLVTGTMFLMWLGEQITERGIGNGISIIIFAGIVAGLPPAIGHTIEQARQGDLHFLLLLLVAVLVFAVTFFVVFMERGQRRIVVNYAKRQQGRRVYAAQSTHLPLKVNMAGVIPAIFASSIILFPGTIASWFGDGTGWDWLTTISMYLQPGQPLYVLLYASAIIFFCFFYTALVFNPRETADNLKKSGAFVPGIRPGEQTAKYIDKVMTRLTLVGALYITFICLIPEFMRDAMKVPFYFGGTSLLIVVVVIMDFMAQVQTLMMSSQYESALKKANLKGK